The Mus caroli chromosome 1, CAROLI_EIJ_v1.1, whole genome shotgun sequence genome has a window encoding:
- the Pea15 gene encoding astrocytic phosphoprotein PEA-15 — translation MAEYGTLLQDLTNNITLEDLEQLKSACKEDIPSEKSDEITTGSAWFSFLESHNKLDKDNLSYIEHIFEISRRPDLLTMVVDYRTRVLKISEEEELDTKLTRIPSAKKYKDIIRQPSEEEIIKLAPPPKKA, via the exons ATGGCAGAGTACGGAACTCTCCTTCAGGACCTGACCAACAACATCACCCTTGAAGATCTGGAACAGCTCAAGTCAGCCTGCAAGGAGGACATCCCCAGTGAGAAGAGTGACGAGATCACCACAGGCAGCGCCTGGTTTAGCTTCCTGGAGAGCCACAACAAGCTGGACAAAG ACAACCTCTCCTACATTGAGCACATCTTTGAGATATCCCGCCGTCCTGACCTCCTCACTATGGTGGTTGACTACAGAACCCGTGTGCTGAAGATctctgaggaggaggagctggataCCAAGCTAACTCGTATTCCCAGTGCCAAGAAGTACAAAG acattATCCGGCAGCCCTCTGAAGAAGAAATCATCAAATTGGCTCCCCCACCAAAGAAGGCCTGA